Proteins from a genomic interval of Rosa chinensis cultivar Old Blush chromosome 2, RchiOBHm-V2, whole genome shotgun sequence:
- the LOC112189103 gene encoding uncharacterized protein LOC112189103, whose translation MWHMLATMRQNLQNMRKSPRVADESMVNIGGGNLAVELPIIRRSSSRGWKGFSVIVSVVILPFSVLSCFSQPHVHGADGVWASGDFAQITEMNHLMVSDSMRYAILM comes from the coding sequence ATGTGGCATATGCTAGCAACAATGAGGCAAAATCTCCAAAACATGAGGAAAAGCCCCAGAGTAGCAGATGAGAGCATGGTTAACATAGGAGGCGGGAACTTGGCAGTAGAATTGCCAATTATAAGAAGATCATCATCTCGCGGTTGGAAAGGATTTTCGGTTATAGTTAGCGTTGTGATCCTGCCATTTTCGGTTCTTTCTTGCTTCTCTCAGCCTCATGTTCATGGCGCTGACGGGGTTTGGGCGTCGGGTGATTTTGCGCAGATAACGGAGATGAATCATCTAATGGTAAGTGACAGCATGCGCTATGCCATCTTGATGTAA